One window of Dyadobacter sandarakinus genomic DNA carries:
- a CDS encoding alpha-2-macroglobulin family protein, producing the protein MYKRLPASGFLLLLIAGLFSACSSLNEIRVAGTNFTDEIGQTQNLVFTFNKDLVPDSRLEGWDSVQYIRFEPAVKGQFRWTAPNELVFSPVAGFGAATAYKAHLTPALIGQVEKAEKLTVDQNPIEFHTPYLQLTGTESWWTLSQETNRQEARIKLMFNYPVAAAQIAEKLKLTIAGKAAGFRIVPHADEKLVIIAPESSIKADRNPLPVTITLDKGVKAQKTSFSTTGILSIAASLPSPLRLEITGVTTGFENNAPFVRIVTTQELQKESISQGFSLNPAADVHAEPTENGFILRGAFNETDTYNLLITKALKGILGTFPEEETSKGLFFGKMPESISFANKKALYLTPKGSRNVGVQIVNVPKVNVRIAKLYANNILTYIYHNRWEDYSYVGEQWQPNGAFQYNEDGNSDFSDVIVNKTIETSDLPKSKGIAALNIAIPDDNKRRGVYLVSVAAKDMAYLNATKLVSVSDIGLIVKQGKDDVWIVANSIKNNEPLADVEISLVSSNNQTIKTLTTDAQGIAHGDKISEKAPGFKLAMVTAATKDDFNFLLLKDTQTETSRFEVDGLRDNTSGFQAFIYGGRDIYRPGETAHFNTVVRSDAWANTADIPLKIRLVAPNGKELRKWRKVTGKQGAAETEISLEAASLTGSYILEVYNANDVWLASRTFNVEEFMPDRIKVDLSGAARAYASGSTVSITATATNLFGPPAANRTYEMESQLKRKGFSPAGFPEYNFDIPAESKFEVGRRQGTTNENGQATEEFALFDGFKDLGVLEGRIYVTVFDENGRPVNRLHQFDVFTQPVFYGIRLPDTYVGTNVPVPVDVVGVNSKGILEKNMTAQVEVIKMEYQTVVEKQYETLRYTSRKSEKTVYTQNLNLAAGKGSFRYVPTVSGEYEVRVRRPGALHYTSTGFYAYGYANTEYSSFEVSREGRILMETDKPVYHTGESAKVLFKTPFDGRLLVTVERNNVLEQHVLTTQKKAAELKIALKDSYLPNVFVTATLIRPLDNSDLPLTVAHGFIPIMLEEPDRKLPVTITAAEKSRSKTRQHIQIKTRPNAQLTVAVVDEGILQIKRFNTPDIYGHFYQKRALEVTSHDLYAQLFPELKISGASSSGGDGYDLERRINPLSNGRTELVAFWSGVLTADGSGNATFDVNVPQFSGDLRIMAVAYKDNAFGSATRNMKVADPIVISTGAPRFLSPGDELTLPVNISNTEKKTADATISLQMNGALAAGKLPVVQKMSIAPGKEGRAVFDVRAAQAIGTGQLTVKVTAHGETFIHQTDLNVRPASPLLKTSSSGSVAAGKQATIDFKSSFILSTSRARLVLGRSPLVQGGKALATLLGYPYGCLEQTVSKAFPQLYFADLTKAMAAPVYQARSGASDFNPVTNVQQAIKKAESLQLFSGGMGMWPGATSEDWWATAYALHFLEEARRAGFEVNGKTVSQAIDYLTRKTGSPASKEIVVATTGHGLAYGSEPSGGSQIRKTMARREAIYSLYVLAFTGHPNRAAMNYYKQNQQLLTLESRYMLAGAFQLSGDPRSFASLLPKQYIPERQDSRWDESYSSPLRNMALVLNTLLESDADNLQIPALARQLSKVIQSAAYINTQEAAFAVLALGKVARKTAGSTVTAAVHVNGKKLADFSGRELRLTTGILNQKVQLQTAGSGTLYWFAETEGMSATGSYTEEDQGLVIRREFLGRDGSPVKQIRQNDLIVVRLTLSTLNGLPVDNVVITDLLPAGFEIENPRLTEPREMPWIKNAAIPQYFDVRDDRLHLFTHAGAQKTMFYYQVRAVSKGTFTVGPAAADAMYQGEYHSYSGGGRIRVE; encoded by the coding sequence ATGTATAAACGTTTGCCTGCATCCGGCTTTTTGCTCCTGCTTATTGCTGGCCTTTTCAGCGCCTGTTCCTCCCTCAATGAAATTCGTGTAGCCGGTACCAATTTTACCGACGAGATCGGGCAGACACAGAACCTGGTATTTACCTTCAACAAAGACCTCGTACCGGACAGCAGGCTCGAAGGGTGGGATTCCGTGCAGTACATTCGTTTTGAACCTGCGGTAAAAGGGCAGTTCCGCTGGACCGCACCCAATGAGCTCGTATTTTCTCCGGTAGCCGGATTTGGTGCTGCCACCGCCTACAAAGCACACCTGACCCCTGCATTGATAGGCCAGGTTGAAAAGGCTGAGAAGCTGACTGTAGACCAGAATCCAATCGAATTCCATACTCCCTACCTGCAACTCACCGGAACAGAAAGCTGGTGGACACTTTCACAGGAAACCAACCGGCAGGAGGCACGCATCAAGCTGATGTTCAACTACCCGGTTGCAGCTGCCCAGATTGCTGAAAAGCTCAAACTCACCATTGCCGGCAAAGCGGCCGGTTTCAGGATTGTGCCTCATGCTGACGAAAAGTTGGTCATTATTGCGCCTGAAAGTTCCATCAAAGCCGACCGCAATCCGCTGCCCGTCACCATCACGCTCGACAAAGGTGTGAAAGCACAAAAAACCAGCTTCTCCACCACCGGAATCCTGTCCATTGCAGCCAGTCTCCCCTCGCCGCTCCGGCTGGAAATTACCGGGGTCACGACCGGCTTTGAGAATAATGCCCCGTTTGTCCGCATTGTCACTACCCAGGAACTGCAGAAAGAAAGCATTTCCCAGGGTTTTTCACTGAACCCTGCTGCTGATGTTCATGCAGAGCCTACCGAAAATGGTTTCATACTGCGTGGTGCATTTAATGAAACAGACACATACAACCTGTTGATCACCAAAGCATTGAAAGGTATTCTGGGTACTTTTCCGGAAGAAGAAACCTCCAAGGGCCTGTTTTTCGGAAAAATGCCCGAGAGTATTTCTTTTGCCAATAAAAAAGCATTGTACCTCACCCCGAAAGGCTCTCGCAATGTGGGTGTGCAGATCGTCAATGTGCCGAAGGTAAATGTGCGCATTGCCAAGTTGTATGCCAATAATATTCTGACCTACATTTACCATAACCGCTGGGAGGACTACTCCTACGTGGGTGAGCAGTGGCAGCCCAATGGTGCATTTCAGTACAATGAAGACGGCAACAGCGATTTCAGTGATGTGATTGTGAACAAAACGATTGAAACGTCCGATCTGCCGAAAAGTAAAGGCATAGCTGCGCTCAACATTGCTATACCTGATGATAACAAGCGCCGCGGCGTCTATCTGGTTTCGGTCGCAGCCAAAGACATGGCCTATCTGAATGCGACCAAGCTGGTGTCGGTTTCGGATATTGGCTTGATTGTCAAGCAGGGGAAGGATGACGTATGGATTGTTGCCAATTCCATTAAAAACAATGAACCGCTTGCGGATGTGGAGATCTCGCTGGTCAGTTCCAACAACCAAACCATCAAAACGCTTACTACCGACGCACAAGGCATTGCGCATGGTGACAAAATCAGTGAAAAAGCCCCGGGCTTCAAACTGGCCATGGTGACTGCCGCTACCAAAGATGACTTCAACTTCCTGCTCCTCAAAGACACACAAACCGAAACTTCCCGGTTTGAAGTGGATGGACTGCGGGATAATACTTCTGGTTTTCAGGCTTTTATTTATGGAGGACGAGACATTTACCGTCCCGGAGAGACAGCCCACTTCAATACCGTCGTACGCTCCGACGCCTGGGCCAATACTGCCGATATTCCATTGAAGATCAGGTTGGTTGCGCCTAATGGTAAGGAGTTGAGAAAGTGGAGAAAGGTGACCGGCAAACAGGGTGCTGCAGAAACTGAAATCTCGCTGGAAGCAGCTTCGCTCACCGGCTCGTACATTTTAGAAGTGTACAATGCCAATGATGTGTGGCTTGCCTCGCGCACATTCAATGTGGAGGAATTCATGCCCGATCGCATAAAGGTCGACCTCAGCGGCGCAGCGCGTGCGTATGCGTCTGGCAGTACCGTGAGCATTACCGCTACTGCTACCAACCTTTTTGGCCCGCCTGCCGCCAATCGCACCTATGAAATGGAGTCTCAGCTCAAACGTAAAGGTTTCAGCCCGGCAGGATTTCCGGAGTACAATTTCGATATCCCTGCGGAAAGCAAGTTTGAAGTTGGGCGTAGACAAGGCACGACCAATGAAAACGGTCAGGCAACGGAGGAATTTGCATTGTTTGATGGATTTAAAGACCTCGGTGTACTGGAAGGCCGCATCTATGTTACGGTTTTTGATGAAAATGGCCGTCCTGTCAACCGCCTGCACCAGTTTGACGTATTTACCCAGCCTGTATTTTACGGCATCCGGCTGCCCGATACCTATGTGGGTACCAATGTGCCTGTACCTGTGGACGTTGTAGGGGTTAACAGCAAGGGTATTCTGGAAAAAAACATGACGGCCCAGGTGGAGGTAATCAAAATGGAATACCAGACTGTAGTTGAAAAGCAATATGAAACCCTTCGCTATACATCCCGAAAAAGCGAGAAAACGGTATACACGCAAAACCTGAACCTGGCTGCCGGAAAAGGAAGTTTCCGGTATGTGCCCACCGTGTCGGGAGAGTATGAGGTACGTGTCAGAAGGCCGGGAGCCTTGCATTATACCAGTACCGGATTTTACGCATACGGTTATGCCAATACTGAATATTCTTCCTTTGAAGTAAGCAGGGAAGGCCGCATACTGATGGAAACCGACAAGCCTGTATACCATACCGGCGAGTCGGCAAAAGTGCTTTTTAAAACGCCCTTCGATGGCAGGCTGCTGGTGACCGTTGAACGCAACAACGTGCTGGAACAGCATGTACTGACCACCCAGAAAAAGGCTGCCGAGCTTAAAATTGCTTTAAAGGACAGCTACTTACCCAATGTATTTGTCACCGCCACGCTCATTCGCCCGCTGGATAATTCAGATCTTCCGCTGACCGTAGCACATGGTTTTATACCCATTATGCTGGAAGAGCCCGACCGTAAGCTGCCCGTAACCATCACGGCAGCCGAAAAATCGCGCTCCAAAACCCGCCAGCACATTCAGATTAAAACACGGCCCAATGCACAGCTGACGGTAGCCGTGGTGGATGAGGGAATTTTGCAGATCAAAAGATTTAACACGCCGGATATTTACGGTCATTTTTATCAAAAAAGAGCCCTGGAAGTTACCAGCCACGACTTGTACGCACAGCTTTTCCCTGAACTGAAAATATCGGGCGCTTCCAGCTCCGGAGGTGATGGCTACGATCTGGAACGGAGGATTAATCCCCTGAGCAACGGACGTACCGAGCTTGTGGCGTTCTGGAGTGGCGTACTTACGGCTGACGGCAGCGGCAATGCCACTTTTGACGTGAATGTACCCCAGTTCAGCGGCGACCTCCGCATTATGGCAGTAGCCTACAAAGACAATGCTTTCGGGTCTGCTACAAGGAACATGAAAGTAGCTGATCCTATTGTGATCAGCACGGGCGCACCACGCTTCCTGAGTCCGGGCGATGAGCTTACGCTGCCCGTCAACATCAGCAATACCGAGAAGAAAACCGCCGACGCTACCATTTCGCTTCAAATGAATGGTGCTTTGGCGGCGGGTAAGCTGCCGGTTGTGCAAAAGATGTCCATCGCTCCCGGCAAAGAAGGACGGGCGGTTTTTGATGTTCGGGCTGCACAGGCGATCGGTACAGGGCAGCTGACCGTGAAGGTTACAGCGCATGGTGAAACATTTATCCACCAAACTGACCTGAATGTACGACCTGCATCTCCCCTGCTGAAAACAAGCAGCTCGGGATCGGTAGCCGCGGGGAAACAGGCTACGATTGATTTTAAATCTTCATTCATTCTCAGTACCAGCCGCGCCCGGCTCGTACTGGGCAGGTCGCCCCTTGTGCAGGGCGGCAAAGCACTGGCAACGTTGCTCGGCTACCCTTACGGCTGCCTGGAACAAACAGTTTCAAAGGCATTTCCGCAGCTGTACTTCGCCGACCTTACCAAAGCCATGGCCGCGCCGGTGTACCAGGCCAGAAGTGGGGCCAGCGACTTTAATCCCGTCACGAATGTGCAGCAGGCGATCAAAAAAGCCGAGTCGCTGCAACTGTTCAGCGGCGGAATGGGCATGTGGCCCGGAGCTACTTCGGAAGATTGGTGGGCCACGGCTTATGCATTGCATTTCCTGGAAGAGGCACGCCGCGCCGGGTTCGAAGTAAATGGTAAAACGGTAAGCCAGGCAATCGATTACCTGACACGAAAAACGGGCAGTCCGGCGAGCAAGGAGATCGTAGTGGCCACTACCGGTCACGGACTGGCTTACGGAAGCGAACCGTCCGGAGGATCTCAGATACGGAAAACAATGGCCCGGCGGGAAGCGATTTACTCCCTGTATGTACTGGCATTTACCGGGCATCCCAACCGGGCAGCAATGAATTACTACAAGCAAAATCAGCAGCTGCTCACCCTCGAATCGAGGTACATGCTGGCAGGCGCATTCCAGCTTTCGGGCGATCCGCGGAGCTTTGCTTCCCTTTTACCAAAACAATATATCCCTGAAAGACAGGACAGCCGCTGGGATGAAAGCTACTCTTCTCCTTTACGGAACATGGCGCTGGTACTCAACACCTTGCTGGAAAGTGATGCCGACAACCTCCAAATACCCGCACTGGCCCGGCAACTGTCAAAGGTTATACAATCAGCCGCTTACATCAACACGCAGGAGGCGGCATTTGCCGTGCTGGCGCTGGGGAAAGTAGCACGCAAAACCGCAGGCTCAACCGTGACGGCGGCTGTACATGTGAATGGAAAAAAACTGGCAGACTTTTCGGGTAGGGAACTAAGGCTGACCACCGGCATTCTCAACCAGAAAGTGCAGCTTCAAACCGCAGGCTCCGGCACATTGTACTGGTTTGCCGAAACGGAAGGAATGTCGGCCACAGGAAGCTATACCGAAGAAGACCAGGGCCTGGTGATCCGCCGGGAGTTCCTGGGACGCGATGGCTCGCCCGTGAAACAGATCAGGCAAAATGATCTTATTGTAGTCAGGCTGACCCTGTCGACCCTGAATGGATTGCCTGTTGATAACGTCGTGATTACGGACCTGCTGCCGGCTGGGTTTGAGATTGAAAACCCGCGCCTTACCGAGCCACGCGAAATGCCGTGGATTAAAAATGCAGCAATACCCCAATACTTTGACGTGCGCGACGACAGGCTGCATTTGTTTACCCATGCAGGGGCCCAAAAGACAATGTTTTACTACCAGGTAAGGGCGGTATCAAAGGGAACGTTCACCGTAGGACCTGCCGCCGCGGATGCCATGTACCAGGGCGAGTACCACAGCTACTCGGGCGGCGGCAGGATCAGGGTAGAGTAA
- a CDS encoding 4-hydroxy-3-methylbut-2-enyl diphosphate reductase: MKTFNIPDFYRSRIITPIKEFRRKKDKLKRDFSPTLLDFGTVQFLIARHFGFCYGVENAIDIAYRAISENPDRRIFLLSEMIHNPDVNRDLTDRGVQFIMDTKGQQLIPWEMLTNQDIVIVPAFGTTIENQEKLKTLGINSYVYDTTCPFVEKVWNRAAQIGEKDYTIVVHGKPNHEETRATFSHSKENAPTVVVKNLEQAILLGRYIAGELPATQFYDDFQGQFSEGFNPANDLQRIGVVNQTTMLASDTQGIADYLKSVMITHYNLAPDQVEAHFANTRDTLCYATNDNQDATYALLEHEADLVIVAGGYNSSNTSHLVELCEQKFPTYFIESANKILDDRIIRHFDLHKKEEVITENYLTSSRPAKIILTCGASCPDAVVEAILLRLLSFYGPTRSVEEVMQAF, translated from the coding sequence ATGAAAACGTTTAACATTCCTGATTTTTACCGGAGCCGTATCATCACGCCCATTAAGGAGTTCCGCCGTAAAAAGGACAAGCTTAAACGTGATTTCTCACCTACCCTGCTCGACTTTGGTACGGTGCAGTTCCTGATCGCACGCCATTTCGGGTTTTGCTACGGGGTCGAAAATGCGATTGATATCGCATACAGGGCTATTTCTGAAAACCCTGACCGCCGGATTTTTTTGCTGAGCGAGATGATTCATAATCCTGACGTAAACCGTGACCTGACCGATCGCGGCGTGCAGTTTATCATGGATACAAAGGGACAACAACTGATTCCCTGGGAAATGCTCACAAACCAGGACATCGTGATCGTGCCGGCATTTGGTACAACCATTGAAAACCAGGAAAAACTGAAGACGCTGGGTATTAATTCGTACGTGTATGATACAACCTGCCCGTTCGTAGAAAAAGTATGGAACCGCGCAGCTCAGATCGGCGAGAAGGACTATACCATTGTAGTGCACGGCAAACCCAACCATGAGGAAACCCGCGCTACCTTTTCCCATAGTAAGGAAAATGCTCCTACTGTGGTCGTAAAAAACCTTGAACAGGCGATTTTGCTTGGGCGGTACATTGCGGGTGAGCTGCCTGCAACACAGTTTTACGACGATTTTCAGGGACAGTTTTCAGAAGGGTTTAATCCTGCAAACGATTTGCAGCGCATTGGTGTGGTCAATCAGACTACCATGCTCGCGTCGGATACCCAGGGGATTGCTGACTACCTTAAAAGTGTGATGATTACGCATTACAATCTTGCTCCTGATCAGGTAGAGGCACATTTTGCAAATACCCGCGATACACTTTGCTACGCCACAAATGATAATCAGGACGCTACCTACGCCCTGCTTGAACATGAAGCGGACCTGGTGATTGTGGCAGGTGGCTACAACAGTTCCAATACCTCTCACCTGGTGGAGCTTTGTGAACAAAAGTTTCCGACCTACTTCATTGAGTCTGCCAATAAAATATTGGATGACAGGATCATACGCCATTTTGACCTGCATAAAAAAGAAGAGGTAATTACAGAAAATTACCTGACCAGCTCCCGGCCTGCAAAAATTATCCTGACCTGCGGCGCCTCCTGTCCGGATGCGGTAGTGGAGGCGATACTACTCAGGTTGCTGTCTTTTTACGGGCCTACCAGGTCGGTAGAAGAAGTAATGCAGGCCTTCTGA